The genomic segment AAAAAATGGAATGAAAAATTGACTTGTGTCTTGTGTTGTTTTGTAGGCTTTAATTAGCCATTTCAATTCAATTTGGTGGACAGGTTCAACTGTTGACAAATCTTCTCCATAACACAAAACGCCTTTATGCATAGGTTCTTTGGCGCCAATATTGGGTTCTGGAGTAAAACTAAATCCAGTTTTGGGTAAAAATGGTGAACCATAAATTTGAAATTGTTTATCCGTACCGCGGCCACTACTGACATTGGTTCCTTCAAAAAAGCACAAACTTGCATACAAATTTATCGATTGATCATTAGGAAGATTTGGCGAAGGTTTTTCAAGAATAGCATACGAAGCATTGCGGTCATATTGAACACAAGGAATCACTGTTAAATTGCATTGCAGCGCTTGCCCTGAATCTTTAGAAGAATGCAACCAGTTTTCGCCATTGATCATTTGAGCATATTCCCCAATTGTCATTCCATACAAAACCGGAACAGGATGCATCCCAACAAAGCTTGCGAATTCTTTTTCTAAAATTGGACCATCAATAATGAATCCATTAGGATTTGGACGGTCCAAAACCAGTAGCGGAATGTTATTTTCGGCACAAGCTTCCATAACGTAATGAAGACTAGAAATATAGGTGTAAAATCGGGCGCCTACATCCTGAATGTCAAAAACTAAAATATCAATCCCTTCTAATTGTTCGGGTTTCGGTTTTTTATTCGCGCCATAAAGAGAAATAATTGGCAATCCTGTCTTGGTATCTTTACCATCTACGATTAATTCGCCAGCATCAGCAGTTCCACGAAATCCATGTTCTGGTGCAAATATTTTTTGAATAGTAATCGTGTTAGCTACCAAAAAATCTA from the Flavobacterium ammonificans genome contains:
- a CDS encoding exo-beta-N-acetylmuramidase NamZ domain-containing protein; the protein is MITKFKKYFSFISLLLLIVSCSVNKNISLPKVNSNSNNTEKSDVFNRFQPLGFKTGADNFENYLPLLKDKKVGVVSNQTGLLTNRTHLVDFLVANTITIQKIFAPEHGFRGTADAGELIVDGKDTKTGLPIISLYGANKKPKPEQLEGIDILVFDIQDVGARFYTYISSLHYVMEACAENNIPLLVLDRPNPNGFIIDGPILEKEFASFVGMHPVPVLYGMTIGEYAQMINGENWLHSSKDSGQALQCNLTVIPCVQYDRNASYAILEKPSPNLPNDQSINLYASLCFFEGTNVSSGRGTDKQFQIYGSPFLPKTGFSFTPEPNIGAKEPMHKGVLCYGEDLSTVEPVHQIELKWLIKAYKTTQDTSQFFIPFFSKLAGTKTLQLQIEAGLSERKIKKSWKPGLEQFKEIRKKYLLY